TCCCGCACCACCTGCGACACCAGGTGCTCCTGCGACACCGTCAGCGTGCCCGCCGCCCAGCGCTCGCCGACTTCGCACAGCAGCGGCGTCAGCACCTCGTCGTAGGCCTTGAGCGGGGGCAGCGCCGCCATCACCGTGTCCAGCACGCCCGACACCCCCGGTTGGTCATACGCCTGGGCGGCGGCGAACACCGACTCGCGCCACGCCTCGGAGTTCGCGGCGCGCGGTGCCTCGGGCTGGGCCAGCAGCTCCGGCAGGAGCTTGGCCGCCTCGCTGATGGCCATGCCCTCGTCGGTGAGCTGCTTGAGCTGCTTGAGCACCGCCACGTCCCGGTCCGTGTAGACACGGTAGCCCCCGGGCGTGCGGCGTGGCGTCAGCACGCCATAGCGACGCTCCCAGGCCCGGATGAGCTCCACGCGGACTCCGGCCAGCTCGGCGGCGATGTGGATTCGATAGGTGCGCTCAGCCATGTCCCTGCGGCAAGACTAGGGACGATTCTGGGCGTTGCGCACCTGATTCCAGATGGCCACGAGCTCTTCCGACGACTCCGCGTACTGCGCACCCAGCGAAAAAATGGCCTTCAGGTGCTCGCGAGCGCCCAGCCCACCCACCACGACGGGGAACGGCGAGCAGGCCCGCAGCGCCTCCTCCAACACCGGGGTGAACTCGCCCACGGAACGCGAGCGCACGAAGGACAACGCCACCACGTCCGGCCGCACCTGCGCACAGGCGCCCTGGAGCGCCATCGCCGGGGTGTCCGACCCCAGCAGCGTCACCCGCCAGCCCTTGCGCTTGAGATGGATGCCCAGCAGCAGCAGCCCGCCCTCGTGGTGGTCCCCCTCCGGGCAGGCCAGCAACGCCCGGGGACCGCTGACCACGGTGGGCAGGCCGTCATACACCTGCCGCAGGCGCTGTCGGATGACCGCCGACGCCAGGTGCTCCCGGGCGATGTCAAGCCGGGCGCCCATCTCCCGCAGCAGCGGCAGGAGGAACTGGTCGCAGTACGCCTCCATGTCCATGACGGTCTGCGCGTCATCCAGCACGCGCGTCACCTCGTCCCCGTCCAGGGTCACCACCGCGGCCCAGAACCGCTCCCCCAGACGCTCCGCCTCCGGCAGCTCGCGCGGCGGCGAGGACCGCACCAGGGCGATGGCCTCGCTCACCGACAGGCCTTCCTCCTGGATGAGCCGCGCCACGCGGCGGACGGCCTCCACCTCGTCGCGCGAATAGACGCGGTAGTTGTTGCCCTCGCTGCGCAGTGGTTGAGGGAAGCCGTAGCGCCGCTCCCAGGCGCGCAGCGTGGCCTCGCGGATGCCCGTCATGCGGGCGATGGTGCGGATGCGCAGCGTCACGACGCCATCCCTCGCGCCGCGTCCCAGCGCTCCGCCACGCCCCGCGCACCCGACACCCGGCGCGAGAAGTCCTCCAGCGACGTCACCGCCGCCAGCCGCCGCACCACGCGCTCCAAGCCCTCCTGGAACACGGCCATGTCCCCGGGAGGATGGGGCGTGCCCACCTCCAGCAACACGTCCGGGCGCTCGTGCTCGAAGAAGCCGTAGCGCACGGCGATGGGCAGACACTCCACCTTGGACACCCGCGCCAGCATCTCCACGCCGCGCTCCAACCGCAGGGGCAACACGCCGAAGGGCCGGTGCTCGCCTTCCGGGAAGACGAACACCACGGCGCTCGGCTTGCGCAGCAGGTCCTTCGCGTAGCGCAGCGACGACACGGAGGACACCGCGTCCTGGCGACGGATGCTGAAGGCGCCAATGCGCGTGAGGAAACGGTAGCGGCGCAGGTTCTCCTCGTCCATGAGGCAATAGCCGTCCCAGCCCGCCGTCTGGCAGAGCTGGTTGAGCACGAAGCCGTCCCACCAATTGGAGTGGTTCAGGTACACCAGCCGCCCGGGCCCGCCCGGAGGCAGCGTCCCGCGCACCCACAGGCCCCGAAACGCCGAGCGGAACTTCCAGCCGATGTACCGGTCCCACGCCCAGCCGAGCGGACCCCCTTTCGCCGCGTGAATCACGACGCCCGGGCCTCCCCCAGCAGCGACACCAAGGCGGTGAACAGCGCCAGGCCCAGCGACACCAACACGCTGGTGATGAGGAAGAAGAGCACCTCCTCCAGGGGCACCACGCCCAGGTAGATGCCCAGGTGCTTGCCTTCACCGAAGTTCCAGATGCCGGTGGTGATGGCCAGATGGTCCGCCACCGCCAGGTACAGCCCCAGGATGAAGGCCGGCGGCAGCACCGCTTTCAGCACCGCGCCAGAGCGCTCCTTGTAGTGGCGAACCAGCACGACGAGCTGGAAGGCGATGACGGGCAGCGTCCAGGCCAGCAGGTGGATGAGATAGGCCCACTTCGTCTCCATCATGGCGCCACCTCCCGGGCCGACAGCGCGCCGCTCCGCGCCGCCGGGGCATCCGGTGCCACGGGCCGCGACTCGGCCTCCGGAGCCAGCACGCGCGCCAACCGCGCCCGGGCCCACAGGCCCACCAGCAGCGTCTGGAGCCCGAAGAAGAGGTACTCCTCCAAGGGCAGGTAGCCCAGCCGGATGCCCCAGATGCGCTCCGGGTCGAAGCCCCAGAGGCCCCACTTCACCGCCAGGTTGTCCCAGGGCGACGTCGCCGCGTAGACGACGATGAGCAACAGCCCCATGGGCGCCAGGGTCCGGGCCGTGAAGGTGCGGCGGTAGCGCCACACCAGGAAGAGAATGGGTACCACCACGAACAACCCGAGGAATCTCGCGTACGTCATCCCGGTCCTCCACTCAGTTCAGGCACGACCCGCACCATGCGCCCTCCGGGGCGCAGTGCGTACGTCTGTCCCCGCCACGTCACCGTGCCCTGCTGCCACAACGAGCGCACGAAAGCAGCCAGCAGCAGCGCCTCGCCCAGCAACCAGTCCGTCACCGCGTAGGCCCGCCCCGGGTCCGCCAGGGGCCCGGAGAGCCTGGCCAATCGCAGGGCCAGCAGCACGCGGATGGCCACCAATCCGGCGACGGCCAGCCCCAGCACCGGCGAGCCCAGTCCCGCCGCCAGCACCAGCAGTGGCAACGTGGGCGTGAAGAGCAGCGGCACCGTGGGATAGAGCGCGGGGCGGTGACTGGCCAGCACCTGCATCCACCGCGTGAAGCGCGCCAGGGGCGCCTCCCAGGACACCGCCGAGTCCAACGGCACCACCGCGGGCGCCCCGCTCAACACCACGGACAGGCCCCGCGCGTGCAGCCGCTTCGCCAGCTCCAGGTCCTCGCCAATGTGGTCCGCCAACGGCCGCAGCGCGCACATGGCCACGGGCGACAGCCCCAGCGCCTTGCCACACACGGCCTTCGCGCCCGCGCTCATCGCGTCCAGGGCGCGGAAGCTGTGGTGCGTGTAGCGCAACAGGCCCGCCATCGCCCGGCTCGCACCGTCCCGCTGTCCCACGGGCAGCGGCGCCGCGGTGCTCAGCGCCGCGCCCGCGGCCACCGGCGCCGCCAGTCCTTCCACCAACGTCCCCGTCACCGCCACGTCCGCGTCCACGGACAGCACCACCCGGCCCTCGGTGGGGAGCACGTCCAGCGCGTACAGCAGGTGCCCCACCTTCCGGTTCGGCGTCAGCGGGTCGCTCGGCAGCCAGCGCACGCCGGGCGCGAGCCGGGGCCGGTAGGGCGACACCACCACCTGCTCCAGCGGCCCGTCATAGTCGATGGGCTGCGCCAGGTTCTCCAGCTCACGCGGCGTGGGCGCGTCCACCGGGCGCAGCAGCAGCACCGGCGGCAGCGCGCCGGTGGAGGGCGCCGTCCCCGCGCGAGCCCGCGACAGGCGCACCCACGCCACCGCGCTGAAGCCCGCGGCCACGCCGCACCAGACGAGGGACGCGAGGACGAGCGCGCTCATGCCGCCCGCCCCATGCGCGTGCGGAAGTGCGCCATCCAGCGGATGAAGGGCGAGTGGAAGCGGCGGAAGTCCGCCACCTCGCCCATGGAATCCAACGGGCCGGTGCGCGCCTCCAGCCGGGCGTAGAAGGGCGACGACTCCAGCAGCTTCGGCTGCCCCACCACGATGTTCCCCGCTTGCAGCCGCGACGGCACGCGCAGGCCCCAGCCGGTGATGTTGGTGGGACGCGACTCCAAGGAGGGCCCGCGCTCGCAGCGCACACCCTCCGCGTCCGCCACCATGCGCAGCGGCGCGACGCCTTCGGGCAGGTGGTAGTCCACCACCGTCTCGTCCTCGCGGTGCGTCCGCGTCCAGTGCCAGCCCGACAGCCGGTCGCCCAGCAGCTCCTCGCCATGGTTGGTGTCGTGGTACCCCAGGCCGCGGGCCTCGATGTCCAGGGAAGACACCTCCAGCCGGGCCTGCGCGCGCGGCGCCAACGCCTGCCAGTAGTGCGGCAGCCCGGGCATCAACTGCACCACCTCGCCCACGCCCGTCATCGGCTCCAGCGTCAGGCTGGCGCGCACCGGGCGGCCCCACGGCGCCGTCCCGTCATCCACGTCCATGCGCACCGAGCCATCGTCCGCGTACACCAACGAGGAGCGGCCAATGCGCAGCCGGCCCGGCGCCTCCAGCTCCGCCTGGGCGTACTCGCTGAGCACCCACAGCCGGCGCACGCCTTCGTGGTACAGCGCGAAGTTCACCGCGCTGTGCTCCAACGGCAGGCCCCCCCGCCGCGCCGCCACCGAATAGCGGGGCGAGAAGAGCGAGCCGAGCATGAAGATGCACACGGCGCTGTAAGGCCCCGCGGTGACGTCCGCGTAGAACCAGCGGTAGGTGCCCGCCACCTCGGGCAGCGCGGGCAGACAGGAAAGACTCCTCATGCGCTCCTCCGGAGGTGCTGCGAGGCCAGCTCCGCGGCGAAGCGTCCGGACAACATCACCAGCGGCACGCCGCCTCCTGGATGGGTGCCCCCTCCCGCGAAGAACAGGCCCGGCGTCTTTCCGCGAATGCGAGGCCGGCGGAAGGGACCGAACTTCCCGTGCGGCAGGAAGCCATAGATGGAACCCCCCGGCGCCCCCTGCGCGGCCAGGTCCACCGGCGAGCGCTGGCCAATGACACGCACCCGCCCCCGCAGCGCGGGGTAGTGCTGGAACAAGCGCCCGAGCATCTGCGCCTTCACGCGCTCGACGTCCGTTTCCCAGCCGCGCGCCGCCTGCTCCGCGCCCCGTGCGTCCACGGGCAACGCGGGCGCGTTCACCATGACGAAGAGCCCGGTGCGCCCCGGCGGCGCCATGCTGTCGTCCGTGGCGGAGGGGTTGCAGAAATACACCGTCGGGTCGGAGGCGAGCTGCCCGCTGAACAGCTCGTCGAACTCGCGCCGGTAGTCGCCGCCGAAGAGCACCGTGTGGTGTGGCAGCGCGGGGCGCCCTTCGACCTCCAACAGCAACACGAAGCCAGACAGCGCCAGGGGCTCCTCCGTGCGCGCGAGCCGCTCCAACGGGTCCGCGTTCACCACCACGCTGTCGAAGCGCTCGGTGCCCTCGGCGGGGCCCACTTGATAGCCCTCACGCGTGCGCTCGAAGCGGGCCTGCGTGCCCAGGTGGATGCGCACGCCCAGCCGGCGCGCGGCCTGCCCCAGGGCCTCCACCAACGCCCCGATGCCGCCATGCACGTGGTGCACGCCGTAGGCGCGTTCGATGTGCGGGATGAGCGCGAAGGCCGCGCTCGCCTCGTACGGCGACGCGCCCGTGTACGTGGCGAAGCGGCCCACGTACTGGCGCATCGCGTCCGTCTTGAAGTGCCGGACCGCCAGCTCGTGGAGCGTGCCCATCTTCATCCCGGCCATGACCGCGCCCACGCCACGCTTCGCCACGCGCGCCATGAAGCCGGCCATGCCCTCGAAGGGCGCCTCCAGGTAGGGCTCCCCGGCGGCACGCCAGATGGCCGCGGCCTCCGCGTAGAAGCGCCGCACGCCCTCGCCCTCGCTGGCGTGCAACCCGGCCGCGCTCTGGGCCGTGTGCTCCAGGTCCTTGTGCGCGGTGAACTCGCGCCCGTCCTCGAAGCGGTAGGTGCACTGCGGCTCCAGCTCCGTGAAGCGCGGCAGCAGGTCCTCCGCGCCCAGCGTCTGGAAGGTGCCGCGCACCAAGTCCGGCAGCGTCAGCAGCGTGGGCCCCGTGTCCAGGGTGAGGCCGTCCACCGTGACGGCCTGCGCCTTGCCGCCCAGCGACGCTCCACGCTCGAACAGCGTCACCTCGTGCCCGTCCTTCGCCAGCAGGGCCGCGGCCGTCAGTCCGCCAATGCCGCCGCCCACCACCGCCACGCGGGTGCGCTTCATGACAGGCCCCCCGTCCCGGTGGGCAGCAAGGGCATCCGCACCTCGTCCTGGGACACGGGCAGCACCGCGCGAGGCAGCACCATGGCCGCGGAGGCCAGCGCGAACTTGCGGCGCGTCGTCACGTGGGCGCGAGCGCTGAACACGTCGTAGTCGCGCGCCTCGATGTCACGGAGGATGTCGCCATAGATGGCGCCCATCAGCCGCACCATCCGCTGGCTCCCGAAGCCGGTGAGGTAGTGCACCCCCGCCGCCGCGCGCGCGTAGTACGCCCGCGAGCGCTCCACCTGGAAGCGCATGAAGGAGCGCCAGCGCGCGTCCACCTGCCCGCGCTTCAAGTCCTCCTCCGACAGGCCGAAGGCGGCCAGCTCCTCGGCGGGCAGGTACACCCGGCCGCGCTCCAGGTCCTCGCGCACGTCGCGGAGGATGTTGGTGAGCTGCATGGCCCGGCCCAGGTCCGCCGCGGGCTCCACCGCCGCCGCGTCCGAGCACCCCAGCACCGGCGTCAGCATCAACCCCACCACGCCCGCCACGCGGTAGCAGTAGAGGTCCAGCTCCGCCCAGGTGGTGTAGCGGTGCAGCGTGAGGTCCATCTCCATGCCGGAGATGAGGTCCTGGAAGGGCTGCTCCGGAATCCGGTAGTGCCGCACCGTGTGCTCGAGCGCGGCGAACTCGCCCGCGTCCCAGGGCGTGGCGGCCTCGGCCACCTTCACCCGCTGGGCCGGAGGTCCCAGCTCGCGCGAGGCCAGCTCCGGCATGGACAGGTACAGCTCCGCCACGCGCTGCCGCGCCCGCGCCAGCCGTGCCGGCAACGCCTCGGCCGCGCTCGCCGCGTCGTCGCCATCCACCATGTCGTCCAGGCGCCGGCAGAAGGCATACAGCGCGAAGGCCGCCTTCCGCCGCAGCCCGAAGAGCAGGTACGAGGCGAAGAAGAAGCTCTTGGCGTGGTGACGCGTCACCTGCTTCGCCCGCGCGTAGCCTCGCGCCACCTGCGCCATGTCGACAGGAGCGCTCACGCCGCCACCCCCGGAAGGGACTCGGCGGAAGCGCTCCGGGGTGACAGTGCGACGCCCTGCGCCTGGGCCCACGTCATCAGCCGCTCCGTCACCAGCCGCGCGGAGATGAGCACCGTGGGAAGCCCCGTGCCCGGCTGCGTGGACGCGCCCACGAAGAAGAGATTCTTCACCCGCGCGTCCTGGTTGGACGGACGGAAGGGGCCAATCTGCGTGAAGTTCTGAGACAGACCGAAGGCGCTGCCCTTGGCCAGGTTGAACGTGCCCGCCCAGTCATCCGGCGTGAAGACGCGCTCCACCTCGATGTCCGACTCCAGCGACGGGAAGCCCAGCTCCGCCAGGCGCGCGAACACCTTGGCGCGCACCTTGGGCCCCTCCTCCTTCCAGTCCATGCCCGGATGCTGGTGCGGCACGGGCACCAGGACGTAGAGCGAGTCCTTGCCCTCCGGCGCCAGGGACGCGTCCGTGCGCGTGGGGACGTTGAGATAGAAGCTGGGGTCCTCGGGGACGCGGAAGCGCTCGAAGATGTCGTCGAAGGAGCCCTTGTAGTCGCGGCCGAACACCACGTTGTGGTGGAGCAGCTCCGGGTAGCGCCGCTTCAGGCCCAGGTAGAGCATGTAGCCGCTGGACGTGTAGCGCAGCTTCTCCTTGCGCTTGAGCGTCGTCGCCTGCGGGTCGAGCAACTTCTCGTACGCGTAGGGCAGGTCCGCGTTGCACAGCACCGCGTCCGCCTCCACCACCTCGCCGCCCTCCAGGCGCACGCCCTGGGTGCGGCCCCCATTCGTGAGGATGCGCTCCACGGGCGCGCCGTAGCGGATGCGCACGCCCTCCTCGCGCGCCAGCTTCTCCAGCGCCAGGGGAATGGCGTACAGGCCGCCCTTGGGGAACCAGATGCCCACGCCCAGCTCGGTGAAGGGCAGCAGGCCGTAGACCGCGGGCGACGCGTAGGGCGACACGCCCAGGTACATCGTCTGGAACGTCATCGCCGCGCGCAGGCGGTCGTCCTGGAAGTAGCGGCTGACGTCCCCGTACATGCGGCGGTGGGCGCGCACCTGGAAGATGCGCGCGAGCACGCGGGGCGAGAGGTAGTCCCGCAGGCCCGCGTAGTTGCGGCCCACCAGGTGGTCCAGGCTGGTGCGGTACTGGACGCGGCCCTGGGCCAGGAAGGCGAGGTAGCGCGCGTAGCTGCCCGGCTCCACCCGCTCCAGCTCGCGGCCCATGGCGCACAGCTCGGAGGTGAAGGTGACGTCCGAGCCGTCCCGGAAGTGGACCCGGTAGTTCGGGTCGCACTTGAGCAGCGTCAGGTAGTCCTCGATGCGTCGCCCCACGGCGCGAAAGGTCTCCTCGAAGACCTCGGGCATCAGCACGATGGTGGGACCCAGGTCCCACGTGAAGCCCTCCACCTGCAACCGGTTGCAACGCCCGCCCGGCCCGTCCGTCTTCTCGAAGAGCTGGACGTCGAAGCCCTGGTGCGCCAGCCGGGCGGCCGCGGCCAGACCGCCCACGCCCGCGCCCACCACCACGACGCGCCTGCCCTGTGTCGATGCACTCATGACGTCCTCAGGCGGCGCGGTGGGCCAGCCGGGCGATGAGGGCGTCCAGCAAATCCCTCACGCCATTGGGGTTGGGCAGCGCCAGCAACGAACGGCGCGCGGCGCGGGAAGCCCGCTCCACCATGCGCTCACACGCGGCCCGGCCTCCGCAGGACTCCACCAGCGAGCGAGCCCGGGCCAGCGCGGCCGCGTCCTTCTGCTCCACCGGCAGCGCCCACAGCGCCTCGAGCTCCTCGCGCTCAGCCGCTCCGGCGCGAGCGAAGGCGGCCAGCACTGGAAAGGTCCGCTTGCCTTGCAGGAAGTCGCCGTCAGCGGCCTTGCCCGCCACGGCGGAATCACCAAAAAGGCCCAGCAAATCGTCTCGAAGCTGGTAGGCAAGACCGACGTGACGGCCCACGCGCTCCAACCCCTCCACCAGGCCGGTGGTGGCCCCGCCCAGCATGGCTCCGCAGACCAGCGGGGCACAGAAGCCGTAGCGCGCCGTCTTCAGGTGCGCCACGCGCAGCGTCTGGAAGAGCGTCACCTCCGCCAGCGGCGCGCGCCCCAGGTCCAGGTCCAGGTACTGCCCCGCCGCGGTGTGACGGCAGACGGCCAGGCTGTACTGCACCACGCCCGCCACGCCCGACAGGCCCGAGCCCAGCATCGCCTCCAGGGCACGCGCGAAGAGGTGGTCACCCACCACCACGGCCAGGTCCTCGCCCGCGCGGCCCGGCGCCAGCATCCGATGCAGGGACGCCCCGCCCCGGCGCAGCTCCGCCTGATCCGCCACGTCGTCGTGGATGAGGAGGAAGGTGTGCAGCAGCTCCAGGCCGGCCGCGAAGCGCCACAGCCCCGCGGGCACCGCCGTGCTCCCGCGCGCCAGGCAGTATCCCGCCATCACCAGCGCCGGACGCACCCGCTTGGCGGGCCGCAAGGCATAGGCCCGGGCCTGCGCCAACGCCTGCGTCCAACGTCCGTCCAGGTGGGCCTCGTCGTGGAGCTCGAACAGCTCCGCCAGCGAGGTCTCCACCTCCGCCTGGACCAACTGCAGCCAGGCTTGCTCCAGAGGAAGCAGGCTCGGCGATGGCTGCGCATCAGGAAGCGTGAGTGCCATGCTTCTTTCCTCCGAAGGTCCTGTTCCTTTGATTCCTAGAGGTAGCGTTTGCGTCCAGAGTTTGTCAAGGGTATGTCTAAGGTTCGCGATAACCTTGTACACAGGAGTCCCTTCATGAAGGCGTGGATCGCAGGCGCGCTGTCCGTGTCCCTGGCCGCGGGGAGCGCGCTGGGTGCGGCACCGGCCTCGGCGCCGGTGGACGCGACGTTGAAGACCTCCGGAGGCAAGGAGGTCCAGCTCTCCAAATGGCGCGGAAAGCCCGTCATTCTGTTCTACGAGGACAAGGACTCGACCAAGCTCAACGCCCCGTTGAAGAAGGAGTTGTTCGCTCGGGGACAGGAGCGCGGGATTCTGGACGCCGCCTGGGTGCTGGCCGTCGCAAACCTTCAGAATTTCGACTTTTTTCCAGCCCGGCAGATTGCCCTGTCCTTCGTCCGTGACGAGGAGAAGAAGGTCGGCGTCCCCATCCTGGTGGACATGGATGGCACGCTGGGAAAGGCACCCTGGAAGCTGCCGGTGAAGACGTCGAACATCGTCCTGTTGGACGCGGAGGGCGCGCTCGTCTACCGGCACTCGGGCCGGATGAAGGATGACGAGCAGACGGCCTTCTTCATCGTCCTGAGCCGACTGGTGGGTGTGGACCTGAACACGCCCGCCTCCTCGGAGCCCACCCCGTGAAGGTCGCCGTCACCGGCGCGAGCGGCTTCCTGGGTACAGGGCTTGTCCAACGTTTGTTGGACCAGGGACATCAGGTGCATGTCCTGGCCCGAAACGTTGAACGGGCCCTGTCCGGCCTGCCCGCCGGGGTGACGGGGGCGCGCTACGACACGAACGAGCCCCTCCCGCCCGAGTCCCTGGCGGGCGCGGACACCGTCATCCACCTGGCGGGCGAGCCGGTGGCCCAGCGCTGGACGCACGAGGGCAAGCACCGCATCCACGACAGCCGGGTGCGCGGCACGCGCGCGGTGGTGGCGGCGATGCGGGAGGCGGGCACGGTGAAGCGGTTCGTGTCCGCGTCGGCCATTGGCTTCTACGGCGGCACGCGCGGCGCGGAGCCCCTGACGGAGGACAGCACCCCGGGGGACGACTTCCTGGCCCGCGTGTGCGTGGACTGGGAGGCGGAGGCGATGCAGGCGCGCGACGCGAACATCTCCACCGCGGTGGTGCGCATGGGCGTGGTGCTGCACCCGGACGGCGGCGCGCTGCACAAGATGCTGCCCCCCTTCCGCATGGGCGCGGGAGGCCCGGTGGGCAGCGGCGAGCAGTACGTGAGCTGGGTGCACCGCGACGACGCGCAGGACCTGCTGCTCTTCACGGCGGTCCACACGGAGGTGGAGGGCCTGGTGAACGCCACCGCGCCCACGCCCGTGCCCAACACCTTCTTCGCGCACACGCTGGGCCATGTGTTGGGACGGCCCTCCGTGGTGCGGGTGCCGGGCTTCATGCTCAAGGCCACCCTGGGCGAGATGGCGAAGGTGGTCCTGGAAGGGCAGC
This genomic window from Myxococcus hansupus contains:
- a CDS encoding MerR family transcriptional regulator, which produces MAERTYRIHIAAELAGVRVELIRAWERRYGVLTPRRTPGGYRVYTDRDVAVLKQLKQLTDEGMAISEAAKLLPELLAQPEAPRAANSEAWRESVFAAAQAYDQPGVSGVLDTVMAALPPLKAYDEVLTPLLCEVGERWAAGTLTVSQEHLVSQVVRERLVSLLHAAPQGRRRHAVLACFPDEEHEMGLLGAALRLRHLGVRVTLLGQRVPATDLGRTVAALRPDFVGLSTVMNRGEADFEAALSQVMQALPAKVPVWVGGAAARSHRAVCERWAVQVFQDEADWDHLAGE
- a CDS encoding MerR family transcriptional regulator, producing the protein MTLRIRTIARMTGIREATLRAWERRYGFPQPLRSEGNNYRVYSRDEVEAVRRVARLIQEEGLSVSEAIALVRSSPPRELPEAERLGERFWAAVVTLDGDEVTRVLDDAQTVMDMEAYCDQFLLPLLREMGARLDIAREHLASAVIRQRLRQVYDGLPTVVSGPRALLACPEGDHHEGGLLLLGIHLKRKGWRVTLLGSDTPAMALQGACAQVRPDVVALSFVRSRSVGEFTPVLEEALRACSPFPVVVGGLGAREHLKAIFSLGAQYAESSEELVAIWNQVRNAQNRP
- a CDS encoding lysophospholipid acyltransferase family protein; translated protein: MIHAAKGGPLGWAWDRYIGWKFRSAFRGLWVRGTLPPGGPGRLVYLNHSNWWDGFVLNQLCQTAGWDGYCLMDEENLRRYRFLTRIGAFSIRRQDAVSSVSSLRYAKDLLRKPSAVVFVFPEGEHRPFGVLPLRLERGVEMLARVSKVECLPIAVRYGFFEHERPDVLLEVGTPHPPGDMAVFQEGLERVVRRLAAVTSLEDFSRRVSGARGVAERWDAARGMAS
- a CDS encoding lycopene cyclase domain-containing protein, with the protein product MMETKWAYLIHLLAWTLPVIAFQLVVLVRHYKERSGAVLKAVLPPAFILGLYLAVADHLAITTGIWNFGEGKHLGIYLGVVPLEEVLFFLITSVLVSLGLALFTALVSLLGEARAS
- a CDS encoding lycopene cyclase domain-containing protein; this encodes MTYARFLGLFVVVPILFLVWRYRRTFTARTLAPMGLLLIVVYAATSPWDNLAVKWGLWGFDPERIWGIRLGYLPLEEYLFFGLQTLLVGLWARARLARVLAPEAESRPVAPDAPAARSGALSAREVAP
- a CDS encoding glycosyltransferase — its product is MSALVLASLVWCGVAAGFSAVAWVRLSRARAGTAPSTGALPPVLLLRPVDAPTPRELENLAQPIDYDGPLEQVVVSPYRPRLAPGVRWLPSDPLTPNRKVGHLLYALDVLPTEGRVVLSVDADVAVTGTLVEGLAAPVAAGAALSTAAPLPVGQRDGASRAMAGLLRYTHHSFRALDAMSAGAKAVCGKALGLSPVAMCALRPLADHIGEDLELAKRLHARGLSVVLSGAPAVVPLDSAVSWEAPLARFTRWMQVLASHRPALYPTVPLLFTPTLPLLVLAAGLGSPVLGLAVAGLVAIRVLLALRLARLSGPLADPGRAYAVTDWLLGEALLLAAFVRSLWQQGTVTWRGQTYALRPGGRMVRVVPELSGGPG
- a CDS encoding carotenoid 1,2-hydratase, which produces MRSLSCLPALPEVAGTYRWFYADVTAGPYSAVCIFMLGSLFSPRYSVAARRGGLPLEHSAVNFALYHEGVRRLWVLSEYAQAELEAPGRLRIGRSSLVYADDGSVRMDVDDGTAPWGRPVRASLTLEPMTGVGEVVQLMPGLPHYWQALAPRAQARLEVSSLDIEARGLGYHDTNHGEELLGDRLSGWHWTRTHREDETVVDYHLPEGVAPLRMVADAEGVRCERGPSLESRPTNITGWGLRVPSRLQAGNIVVGQPKLLESSPFYARLEARTGPLDSMGEVADFRRFHSPFIRWMAHFRTRMGRAA
- a CDS encoding phytoene desaturase family protein; the protein is MKRTRVAVVGGGIGGLTAAALLAKDGHEVTLFERGASLGGKAQAVTVDGLTLDTGPTLLTLPDLVRGTFQTLGAEDLLPRFTELEPQCTYRFEDGREFTAHKDLEHTAQSAAGLHASEGEGVRRFYAEAAAIWRAAGEPYLEAPFEGMAGFMARVAKRGVGAVMAGMKMGTLHELAVRHFKTDAMRQYVGRFATYTGASPYEASAAFALIPHIERAYGVHHVHGGIGALVEALGQAARRLGVRIHLGTQARFERTREGYQVGPAEGTERFDSVVVNADPLERLARTEEPLALSGFVLLLEVEGRPALPHHTVLFGGDYRREFDELFSGQLASDPTVYFCNPSATDDSMAPPGRTGLFVMVNAPALPVDARGAEQAARGWETDVERVKAQMLGRLFQHYPALRGRVRVIGQRSPVDLAAQGAPGGSIYGFLPHGKFGPFRRPRIRGKTPGLFFAGGGTHPGGGVPLVMLSGRFAAELASQHLRRSA
- a CDS encoding phytoene/squalene synthase family protein is translated as MSAPVDMAQVARGYARAKQVTRHHAKSFFFASYLLFGLRRKAAFALYAFCRRLDDMVDGDDAASAAEALPARLARARQRVAELYLSMPELASRELGPPAQRVKVAEAATPWDAGEFAALEHTVRHYRIPEQPFQDLISGMEMDLTLHRYTTWAELDLYCYRVAGVVGLMLTPVLGCSDAAAVEPAADLGRAMQLTNILRDVREDLERGRVYLPAEELAAFGLSEEDLKRGQVDARWRSFMRFQVERSRAYYARAAAGVHYLTGFGSQRMVRLMGAIYGDILRDIEARDYDVFSARAHVTTRRKFALASAAMVLPRAVLPVSQDEVRMPLLPTGTGGLS
- a CDS encoding phytoene desaturase family protein, producing MSASTQGRRVVVVGAGVGGLAAAARLAHQGFDVQLFEKTDGPGGRCNRLQVEGFTWDLGPTIVLMPEVFEETFRAVGRRIEDYLTLLKCDPNYRVHFRDGSDVTFTSELCAMGRELERVEPGSYARYLAFLAQGRVQYRTSLDHLVGRNYAGLRDYLSPRVLARIFQVRAHRRMYGDVSRYFQDDRLRAAMTFQTMYLGVSPYASPAVYGLLPFTELGVGIWFPKGGLYAIPLALEKLAREEGVRIRYGAPVERILTNGGRTQGVRLEGGEVVEADAVLCNADLPYAYEKLLDPQATTLKRKEKLRYTSSGYMLYLGLKRRYPELLHHNVVFGRDYKGSFDDIFERFRVPEDPSFYLNVPTRTDASLAPEGKDSLYVLVPVPHQHPGMDWKEEGPKVRAKVFARLAELGFPSLESDIEVERVFTPDDWAGTFNLAKGSAFGLSQNFTQIGPFRPSNQDARVKNLFFVGASTQPGTGLPTVLISARLVTERLMTWAQAQGVALSPRSASAESLPGVAA
- a CDS encoding polyprenyl synthetase family protein, with protein sequence MALTLPDAQPSPSLLPLEQAWLQLVQAEVETSLAELFELHDEAHLDGRWTQALAQARAYALRPAKRVRPALVMAGYCLARGSTAVPAGLWRFAAGLELLHTFLLIHDDVADQAELRRGGASLHRMLAPGRAGEDLAVVVGDHLFARALEAMLGSGLSGVAGVVQYSLAVCRHTAAGQYLDLDLGRAPLAEVTLFQTLRVAHLKTARYGFCAPLVCGAMLGGATTGLVEGLERVGRHVGLAYQLRDDLLGLFGDSAVAGKAADGDFLQGKRTFPVLAAFARAGAAEREELEALWALPVEQKDAAALARARSLVESCGGRAACERMVERASRAARRSLLALPNPNGVRDLLDALIARLAHRAA
- a CDS encoding peroxiredoxin family protein — encoded protein: MKAWIAGALSVSLAAGSALGAAPASAPVDATLKTSGGKEVQLSKWRGKPVILFYEDKDSTKLNAPLKKELFARGQERGILDAAWVLAVANLQNFDFFPARQIALSFVRDEEKKVGVPILVDMDGTLGKAPWKLPVKTSNIVLLDAEGALVYRHSGRMKDDEQTAFFIVLSRLVGVDLNTPASSEPTP